A genomic segment from Diceros bicornis minor isolate mBicDic1 chromosome 5, mDicBic1.mat.cur, whole genome shotgun sequence encodes:
- the LOC131405876 gene encoding olfactory receptor 4K1-like, translating to MAHMNESVVSEFVLLGLSNSRELQLFFFAVFSTVYVTSLLGNIMIIVIISSDSHLNSPMYFLLSNLSFIDICQSNFATPKMLVDFFVEHKTISFEGCMAQIFLLHSFVGSEMMLLVAMAYDRFIAICKPLHYSTLMNRRLCIIFVFISWTVGILHSVSHLAFTVDLPFCGPNEVDSFFCDLPLVIELACMDTYEMEIMTLTNSGLISLSCFLALVISYAIILITVRRRSSSGSAKALSTLTAHITVVILFFGPCIYFYIWPFSRLSVDKFLSVFYTVCTPLLNPIIYSLRNQDVKSAMRMLRNRRVNSWKN from the coding sequence ATGGCTCACATGAATGAATCGGTGGTGTCTGAGTTTGTGCTTCTGGGACTCTCTAATTCTCGGGAacttcagcttttcttttttgccGTCTTCTCTACAGTGTATGTGACATCACTGCTGGGCAACATCATGATTATTGTTATCATTTCCTCTGACTCCCATTTGAACTCTCCCATGTACTTCCTGCTCAGTAACCTCTCTTTCATTGATATCTGCCAATCTAACTTTGCCACCCCCAAGATGCTTGTGGACTTTTTCGTTGAACATAAGACTATCTCCTTTGAGGGCTGCATGGCCCAGATATTCCTTCTTCATAGTTTTGTAGGGAGTGAGATGATGTTGCTCGTAGCCATGGCATATGACAGGTTTATAGCCATCTGTAAGCCCCTGCACTACAGCACACTTATGAATCGGAGACTATGtataatttttgtgtttatttcctGGACTGTGGGTATTCTTCATTCTGTGAGCCACTTGGCTTTCACAGTGGACCTGCCATTCTGTGGCCCCAATGAAGTAGACAGCTTCTTTTGTGACCTCCCTCTAGTGATAGAGCTGGCTTGCATGGATACTTATGAAATGGAAATTATGACCCTAACTAACAGTGGCCTGATATCATTGAGCTGTTTTCTGGCTTTAGTTATTTCCTATGCCATCATTTTGATCACTGTCCGACGCAGGTCCTCCAGTGGGTCAGCCAAGGCACTTTCTACATTAACTGCTCACATCACAGTGGTGATTCTTTTCTTTGGGCCTtgcatttatttctatatatggccTTTTAGCAGACTTTCTGTGGATAAGTTCCTTTCTGTGTTCTACACTGTTTGTACACCCTTGTTGAACCCCATCATCTACTCTCTGAGGAATCAAGATGTTAAATCAGCCATGCGAATGTTGAGAAACCGTCGTGTGAACTCCTGGAAAAACTAG